CAAGCTGGAATAATTGATGTGAATGTCAAAATTAAAGGTTTAAAAAATAAATTAACTTACGATGAATTTGAATATTCAATTAAAGGATTTAAAGGATTTTCTAAAGCAAAATAACAAATTGCAAAAGGCTTTTTAAGCCTATTTTTTGCATAAATTTATTATTTTTATTTAATTAATAAATTATAATATTTTTAATATGAAAAATATTGGGGTAGATTTAACTAAAATATCTCGCTTTGCTAACAAAGACATTAATTTCGCAAAGCGAATTTTATCTATTTCAGAATTAGCAATTTATAAAAAAGTACCAAAAGAAAGAAAACCTCTTTTTTTAGCTCGTTCATGAGCAATTAAAGAAGCAATTTTTAAAGCAAATAATGATTATGCTAAATTTACCGAAATTGATTTGTCTAAAGAAGATAAAAAATGAGTTTTTAAAAACTTTAGCATTTCAATTTCACATGATGATGACTTCATTGTTGCTTTTGTGGTTGAAAATGATTAATTTTAGGGAGGGGAAATGAAGTTAACAATAAAACCAATTTTCAAGAAAATTTTATTTGTATTTCCATGATTAAATAGACTTAGAAGGATTTTTTCTTTATCTAGAAAATATCGTAAAACACCTGAGAATGTGCCTGCACAATTAAGAAATGATTTTTTAAGCAAGCTTTCACGTAAAATTTTAGACATTTATAATGTTGATTTAGAAGTATTTGGCGCTGACAATCTTCCTAGTTCAGGTAATGTAATGCTTGTACCAAACCACAAATCAAACGCTGATTCATTAGCAATTATGGCAGCTTTATGAAAGGTGCAAGATGATCCAAATAAAGAAAGAAAAGTTCCAACTTTCTTAGCTAAAAAAGAGCTATTAGATTGAAGAATTCTTAGAAATGCACTTTCATTAAATGATGCTTTTGCTATTGATCGTAGTAACTTTAGAGAAAGTTTAGAAGTTCTTAAAGAGTTTTCAGCTTTTGTTAAGGAAAATAAAACTTATGGTGTTATTTTCCCTGAGGGGACAAGAGTTAAAGGTAAAGAACTTGGTAAATTTAATTCTGGAGCTTTCAAGGTAGCAAAAAATGATTATTACACAATTGTTCCAGTCGCAATTAACGGTAGCGAAACTGTATTTAATAAAGGTAGAAAAGGTCGTTTAAAAGTAGTAGTATCATTTTTAAATCCATTAAAACCAATTGCTTACATGACTCAAGATCCTAAAGCTGTTGCTGAAAGAGTAAGAAAATTAATTCAAGAGGAAATAGATAAAAATGAATAATACAGAAAATACACTTCAATTTGAGAAACTAGAAGAGTATAAATTTAAAATCGGTAAATTTGATGGTCCATTAGATTTATTGCTTTCACTTGTAAAGGATAAAAAAATAAACATTATGGACGTGGACATTGCTGAAATAGCAACCCAATATTTACAAATTATTAAACACCTTCAAGATAGCGAAATTAACTTAGCTGGAGATTATCTTTTAATGGCAGCTACCTTGATTCAATTAAAAGCTAAAATGATTCTTGAAGAACCGGAAGAAGTAGCTGAAGTTGAAGAAGAAAAACAGAACCTTATTCAACAACTTATTGAATATCAACAATTTAAAGAAATTAAGGAAGCTTTAAAAACTTTCCAAGATGCTCGCCAGGATATTTTTATTAAAAAACCAAGTAACATTGATGAATTTGTGGTGGATTCAAATGATGCACGACTTGATGGAAAATCAAACATTGTTAAACTTGTAAGCACACTTCGAAAAATGTTTGAAAGAGTGTATGCTCAAAAATTAAGAATGACTAAGCTAGAAACATTTAAGCTTACACCGGCAGATCAATTTGATTTTATTATGAACTTACTTAAACAGAAAGAAACCCTTTCTTTTGAAGAAGTTTTTACTTTACCTAGCTTAAATCACTTTGTGGTTACATTAATTGCTGTGCTTGATCTTTCAAGAAGACAAAAATTAATTATTGAGCAAGAAGAACAATTTGGGGAAATTGTTATCAAAAGGGGGCCTGAATATGAAAAATAAGATTTTAGAAGCTCTTTTATACATTCAAGGGGATGAAGGGTTAACATTAGAGCAAGTAAAAGAAATTTTTAACTTAAATACATTAAGCGAAGCTAAAAAAGTTTTAGTAGATTTTCATAAAGATTTTAACGAGCAAGATCGAGGGCTTAAAGTAGTTGCTTTTAATGAAGTGTATAAATTAGCAACTAGAGAAACAGTTAAAGATTTTGTTAGCAAAATGGTAAATGTTACAAAAAAACAAAGACTTTCAAATGCTGCTATTGAGGTGGCAGGAATTGTTGCTTACAAGCAACCAATTACTAGAGGCCAAATTGCAAAAATTAGAGGTGCAGCTTCTGATCAAGTTGTTAACACACTTTTAGTTAAAGGAGTTATTGAAGAAGTTGGGGTTTCACCAACACAAGGAAATCCTGTTCTTTATGGAGTTACTCCTAAATTTTATGACCACTTTAAATTAACAAACATGACTGATTTACCTAAAATGAGAGACTTCAACTATGTTGATGGAGTTGAAAACGAAGATCAAGACTTCAATTTATTTACAAGTCAAAGACAAGATTAAATTTCCTATTTTTTAATAGGATTTTTTATTATTTAAAGGAAATTTATGCAATTAGAAAAAATTACAGCTACTAAAAATGATCAAGGAAGAAGTTTATATAAACTTCTAAGTAAATATTTTGACAATGTTCCTAAAAGCAAATTAGAGCAACTTTTTAGAAAAAAAGATATCAAAGTTAATGGTAGAAGAAATCTTCCTAAAGACTACGTTGTTCAAGAAGGTGATCAAATTTGAGTTTATGGAATTAGCGATGTTTCTAAAGAAGAAGAAATTATCAAGGTAAATCACAATTTCACTATTTTACACGAGGATGCTAATATTTTAGTCATTGACAAAAAAGAAGGTATTAGCATCCATGATGGTGATAATTGCTTAGATAATCAAGTTCTTAGCTATTTAAAATACAAAAAAACTGATAGCTTTAAACCAAGCCACATAGGAAGGTTAGATAAAGAAACCAGCGGAATTATTGTGTACGGAAAAACTTATGAAGCTGTAGTGCAATTCAATAATGCAACTAATAACTTCACTAAGAAATATCTTTTTATAAGCGATTTTAATTATGATAAAAAAGAAGTGGTGCTTTATCAATATATTGATAAAGAAACTCAGAAGTTAAAATTTAGCACTAAAGAAAGAAAAAATTCAAAAATGGCACATACTATTTTAACTTATGATGGTAAAAGAAAAGAAGCAGAAATTCTTACTGGAAGAAAGCACCAAATTAGAATTGCCCTAAAATTCCTAGGTTATCCAATTTACGGAGATAAAAAATATGGTGGCAAAAAAGCTAAGCGCTTAATGCTACATTCATATTATTTAAAATTAAATGGCCTTGAAGGTGCTTTAAAATATTTAAATGGTTTAGAGTTTATCTCGCACCCTAAATGATAAAAGGAGCTACAATGAAACACATTAGTAAAGAAAAACTTTATGAAATAGTTAACTCATTAATGCTTGAACCAAGCAAAGAAGTTATTGAAGGTATCTTAGAAAAATGAGAGACAATCCAAAATGATCTTGAAGATATTAAAGCTTGAGATTTAGAAAATGTTAAGCCAATGACACATATAAATGAACAGTTACACATTGATTTTTTAAGAGAAGATGAACCAGCAAGCTTACCAAGCATTAATAAAGAACAAATCTTAGCAAACGCAACTGAAAAAGATGATTCATTTGTAATTACAACAAAGGTGGTCGATTAAAAATGAAATTAGTAAAACAAAAAGGAAACTTAGAAAAAGCACTCATTGAGCTTAAAAATGATCATAATAATGCTGTGGCTTTTGTGTATGAAAATGGTTATAGAGAAGATAGCGAAGGTATTTTAAATGGTAGCGTAATTACTATCAAAGATGTTTTTGCTACTAAAAATGCTCCAACAAGATCTTCAAGTAAAATTTTAGGAAACTTCAATCCATTTTATAATGCAACTGCAGTGCAAAAACTTTTAGATGCAGGTGCTATTGCTGCTGCTAAAGTAAATAATGACGAGCTTGCTTTAGGTGGAACTGGAACTTATAGTGCTTTTGGTCTTGTAAAAAATAAACTAGATCCAAGAAGATTTTCAGGAGGAAGCTCTTCAGGTTCAGTTGTAACTCTTACTGAAAATGTGTCAATTGCTTTAGGTAGTGATACCGGTGATAGTGTGCGTCTTCCAGCTTCATTCCAAGGGGTTGTAGGGTTTAAACCAAGCTATGGAGCAATTAGTAGATATGGAATGTTTGCTTATGCTTCTTCGCTTGATACAGTAGCTTACTTTGCTCACAATGTAAATGATATTTTTGCTGCATCTAAAGCGATGTTTGGTAAAGATAAAAAAGATATGACAAGTGTTAATGTTGAGCTTAATAAACTTCAAACAAGCAAACCTAAAAAAGTTGTAGCCCTAGATTTTAGTATCTTTTGTAATTCTTATGTGAATGAAGCTTTTGATAACTTACTCAAAAAGCTTGAAAATGAGCAAGTTGAAGTTCTTAAAATTAATCCTAATTATGACATTTTAAAAGCTATTAAAATTGTGTACCAAGTAGTAAGCTTCTCTGAAGCTTCTTCAAATTTATCAAATCTTACAGGAATTAGCTTTGGTTCAAGAGTGAATGGAAACACTTGAGAAGAAATTATGAAAAACACTCGTTCTGAGAAATTTGGAAAAATGGTGCAAGAAAGATTAACTTTAGGAAGTTATTTCTTATATAGTGAAAACCAAGAGGAAATCTTTATTAGAGCTCAAAAAGCAAGAAGAGTGATTAAAGATTATATTGACTCTCTTCAAAAGCAAGGTGATGTGGTTATTTACCCAGCTTATCGTGGAATTGCTCCATTATTTGATGAAGTGCAAGAACCAAACTTAATGGATTATATTCTTACAGGTGCTAATTTAGCGGGTATTCCTTCAATTACAATTCCGTTTGGAAGCTTTGATAATATGCCATTTAACCTTTGTTTAGAAAAACAAATTTATCAAGATAATGAGTTATTAAACTATGCTAATTACTTTGAACAGTTAATTAAAGGAGGGAACTAATGAATAATTTTGAAACAGTTATTGGGATCGAAATCCACGTTGAACTTAAAACCCAAACTAAAATGTTTTCTCCTTCAAGAATTGATTTTGAAGCGGCTCCAAATACTTGTGCAAATCAAATTGATTTAGGTTATCCAGGTACGCTTCCACTTATTAATAAACAAGCAGTTAAATACGCTGTAGCTTTAGCTAAAGCTTTAAAAATGGAAATTGATGATGAACTTCACTTTGACCGTAAGAATTATTTTTATCCAGATTTACCTAAAGGTTTCCAAATCACTCAGTATTATAGACCTATTGGTAAAAATGGTGTCTTAAGCATCGAAACTTCAAATGGACTTAAAGAAATTCAAATTGAAAGAATTCACCTTGAAGAAGATACTGCAAGACAGCACCATGATGAAAACGGAACAAAGCTCGATTATAACCGCGCTGGAATTCCACTTATTGAAATTGTGTCTTATCCAACAATTAAAAATGCAGATGAAGCTGCGGCGTATGTCGATATGATCAAAAAAACAGTGCTTGCTTTAGAAATTTCTGAAGGTAAATTAGAGCAAGGATCATTAAGAGCTGATATTAACATTTCGCTTAGACCTTTTGGAACCAAAGAATTTGGGACAAAAGTTGAAATTAAAAATATGAACTCGCTTTCAAATATTAAAAAAGCAATCGAATATGAAATTGCGCTTCAAAGAGAAAAAATTCTTACTCACCAAGAAATTCTTCAACAAACCAAGCGTTTTGATGACCAAAAAAACATCAATGTTGTTATGCGTACCAAAACAGGAACAACTGATTATAAATACTTCCCAGAGCCAAATATTCCATTTATTAAGCTGTCAAAAGAATTTATTGATTCAGTGATTTTAAAAGAGCTTCCTTTAGAGAAGAAAAATAGATATTTAGAATGCAATATCCAAAACATTTATGTTCAAAGCTTAATTGACGATATTGAGCTTTCAAAATATTTTGATTCAATTCCTTATCCAGATAAAGATAAACTTTCTAAAGTATTTTTTGCTGAAGTTGTATCCCTTGCTAATGCCAAAGGAATTCATCCAGTTGAGCTTAAAATCAAACCTGAATTTATCCAGCAGTCATTAGAATTACTTGAAGAAGGTGTTATTTCAGGTAAGTCACTTAAAAAACTTATTCCACTTTTAGCTGGCTTTGAAGGTGATGTTAACGAGCTTTTAGAAAAAGAAAATCTTAAACAAATTTCAGATCCTAAATTAATTAACAATCTTATTTCAGAAATTATTAACGGAAATGAAGAATTAATTAGCGAATATCCAAATCGTCCTGAAAAAGTTGTTAAATTTATTTTAGGTGCTATGATGAAAAAAACTGGTGGACAAATTAACCCACAACTTGCAAATGATTCAACAGTTGAATTTTTAAAAAATAAATTCAAAAAATAATTGTTATGTTTTGAAAAAGAAAAAAAACTTTAAACTATAAAGAACTTGTGAAAATCAATAAAAAACGAAAAGTTTTTAAAGATTTTCACCTTAACTTAATTTGACCAGAAAAATTTGATGCTATTGAGAAGTTTTATGAAAAAATCATTAAGTTTTTCATCAAGATAGTTTCCACTATTTTCATTAGAGTGAGAGATGAAAATGAAGGTGAGAAAAAGAAAAATGTTATCAATACCGTTTATAAAGATTTTTCATCAAGACAATATAATTTTATTTGACTTTCCACTGCTTTTTATTTGTTAATTTCATTCGTACCTGTTATTTATGTTGTATTTCTTCTAAATAACTTAACAGTGTCAATTACACCATTTATCGGTCTTTCATCAAGTAAGTTTCAAGAATCATTTGGAAGCATCATTTTAGGACGTTTTATGCCTGGATCTGTCAAATACCTTATTGGTATTCAAGACTTCCAAGAAAATAGCAATGTAGCCTCTTATGCTACTTTAATCCCTAAATTATTGCTTCTTGGTTCAGCTCTTTATATTTCTAGCGAAGGGTATGCTAAACTTATTTCTTCATGTAACTTCATTTACGATCATAAAAAAATCGGAACATTTATCGGGAATAAACTTAAAGGATTTTTCTTAGTGCTTTTTGTGTCTGTGCTTCTTTGATTTTTCTCAACTTTCCATATCTTAGTCGATGCTTTAATGGCAAAAAATATTTTTGATAAAGACTCTTCCGTGTTTTCAATTGTGAGAGAAGTGCACTTTATTATGATGTCATTTATTTTCTTTGTCATCCTATTTATAGGTCTTTTTCAATTAGCTCCTTCATTTAAACAAAAGATGAATTCAGTATATCGTGGAGCTATTATTTCTGCGCTACCAATTACGATTTTGGCTATTATTTTCTCGTCAATTAACAAACTTTTCAGTTATGATAAATTCGGTGGAGCAGTAGGATTTTTCCTTACTATCGCTTTCTTTATTAACTTATTTACTTACTTTATGTTCCTTGGAATTACATTTAATAAAGCTTATTATTCTAACTTTATTAGTGGTAGAACTATTTCTAAAAAAAGCTTCTTCTACTACTTTTAATAATTATCGAAACAGCAATGTTTCGATTTTTTATTACTTTAAAATGCCTTAGGTTCTATGTGTGTAATTAGATTGCGCAAAAACACCGAATATGCCTTATTTATAGACACATTCGGTGTTTTTATATTTATAACTTGGAAATGATTAATTATTCTTCATCTTTCTCGTTATATTCAGAGAATTCTTCTGGATTTACTTCAATAACATGTTGAAGTTGTTTTGGATCAGAAGATTCAAAAGCTCCTAATTTTTCAAGTTTTTTAACTTGTGTTTCAATTTTGAATCCGTCAACTTTATTATTCATTAAACGGAATTCTTTATCTTGAATTTTGTCAGCATTATCTTTAATTTTTTGAGCTGATTTTTGAATTGCTTCTGCACTTGCGCGCATATCATTTAAGCTCTTGTTAATAGCTTCCATATGTTTTGCAAGATATTCTCTTAAGTCTTCAAATTTGCTTAGAATTTTTACTTTTTCTTCGATTCTAGTTTCGCTGGCTTTAATTGAGTGAGTTTTTTGTGAAATATTAATTAAAAGTCCTACAACCGGAACGATTAAGTCTAAACTACAGATGTAAATGTTTTTGTAATCACGAGGGTTATTAATGTAGAAGTTCCCCTCCTTAAAATCAAGTTCAGAAACTAAAATAGCATAATCTGATTTTGATTTTTGTCTATCTTTTTCTAATTTTTTAAGGTGATCTTCATTTTTTATATTAGTTGTTGAATTTTCTTGTTTTGTTTTAGCTTCTACAGCAATTTTTGCGATAGGTTCTTTTGAATCTGCATTTTCATAAATTTCAATAGAAAAGTCTGCTGCTGTTTTTTTACCATCTTCATCAGCAACCATTTTAGCTTTTTCAATTTTAATTGTTTGTGAATATCCGAAAGAATCTCTAAGAGTTTGATAAACAGCATCTTCAAAGCTATTTCCAAGCTGTTTTGTACTTAAGTATGTTTTTTTTGTTAATAATTCCTGATTTGCATTTTCTAATTTCGCAATTGCTTTTTCTTTTTCTAAGATTTTTTCTTCATAAGTATTTTTAGTTTTCTCTAACTCTATTTGCACTTCTTTTTCGTATTTTAATTTAAGAGCTTCTTGCTCAGATTTTAATTGAGTTACTTTTTGTTTTTCGTCGGCAAGAAGGTTTAAGTATTTTTTCTCTACTTGTAATTCGGCATTTTCTTGATTTTTTTGAAGTTCTGTAATTTGAACTTTTAACGCACCTAGCTCTTTTTCTTTTTCTTTTTCTAAATTGCTAATTTTTTCTTTTTCTTTTTCAATACTTTGTAAGTATTTATCTTGGATTTGTTTTTCTTTTTCGCTTACTTTATTTTGAATTTGTAATTCTAGATTTTCTTTTGTGTTTTGGAGTTCAACTTTCAATAACTCAGCTTCAGATCTTAACTGGTTAATTGTTTGTTCATAACTTTCTTTTAAGTTTGTAGTTTTTGCACTAACTTCATTTTGATGGTTTGATTTAAGTAATTCTTCATTCTTTTTGCTATCACTTTTGATTTGTTCAATTTGTTGTTGTAACAATTCATTTCTTTTTTCAAATTGTGAAAGCAAATCTTTAACTTGCTTGAATTTAGGATTTAATTCAATTTGAGATTCTCAGTTTTGTTTCTCATTTTCAACTAATCTTTTATATTCATCATTTTTTCCTTCTTCAATTGCTTTGATTAATTCTGAATAATCAACATCAAATGCCTCTTTAATGTTAAAATAATCACCTTTTTGAGCATCTTCTTCAATTTGGAAGATTAACTCTTTACTATCAATTAATTTAATTTTTATTTCTTTTGCCATAATCACACCTCCGTATATCTAATTTAATTATATATACCTTTACTCTCAGAAGGTCAGAAATAACAGAATTTTTACAAAAAAAACTAAAAATGACTGTTGATATATCTTGTTAATTTTGATGCAAAATAGAGCTATTTTTTGAGCGCTCCAAAATATATTCAAAAACCATTATTAAATAAATATTATTACTAAGTTAACTATTATTTATTTAATAATGAGTCAAGTATATTTCACTTTAAATTTATGGAAAAAATATTGGATCAAAATTTTCTTATTAAAACCTTTGTAAAATTTTTTTACAATCGGTAAATTTTTGAATAGAAAGAAAACATGTGACATTTTGTTTGTTATTTAATAAAGAAAAACCTTGGTTAATTTTATTTTTCACAAATTAACTTTTTTGCTATAATTTAAAGGCACGTCTTGAAATATGAATAAACAAGACTAATTATTAGCTAATAAATAGAAAGGATTCAATATGGCAAGAAGAGACGTTCTTTCAGGTAAAGGACCTTTATCAGGTAACACACGTTCACATGCTATGAACGCATCAAAACGTAAATTCAATGTTAACCTTCAAAAAGTGAAAGTTACAATTGATGGTACACCTCAAACATTAAGAGTTAGTGCCAAAACATTAAAAACTCTTAAATTAAAAGGATTAATTTAATCATTGAAAAATCGCCTTGATCAAGCGATTTTTTATTTATTTTTTAGCTTAAAATAAGCAATTATTTTAAGAAATATCAAAAATCAAAAGTTGGAAAATAATTAACTTCACACCCTAAATTTAGAACTTTTTATTTTATTTTGTATATAAATTAGAAAAGTCACACGCAAATTTAATGCGTGTGACTTTTTTGTGTCCATTGTGTAAAATAATAATGCTAAATAGAAAGGACACATTTTTATTATATGAAAAAATTAATAGATTTATCTAAACAAAATATTATTTGTGTAAAAAATAATGCTGAAAACTTCCGTCACTTCATCATCAAAGAATCTGATGATGAGATAAAACGTCTTCACTCAAATGTTTCGTCTAAAAGGTTGCTTAGAGATAAACAAATATCTATACTCTTAATGTGGGAAATTATTTTGAAAGTTCTATTGTTGAATTCAGTATCAAAAGCGGCGAAATATTTTGGTTATCAATCTAGAACGGTTAAGCAAAAAATGGAAATAATGATTGAAAAAAATGACTATCATAAAAGCCTAAAAAATAAAGTTATTTGCAAAATTTGCGGATCTAAAATTTTTATAACTAAATTTCTCTCGTTCAGAAAACTATCAAATCATTTGCTTAGTTATAAAACCAAAAGGTTAATGATAGTGTCAGAATCACAAAAAAATAAGTGAAGTCACTTTAAGAAATATTGAAACGATGTAACTAAAGAATTAAGAAAAAAAGCAAGCAAAAACTCTAAAAACATTAAATGTAAAATGTCTGTTAAGTTTATGATTAACTCGTTTAAACAAACAAATCAAAATGCTTTTTGTCCTACATTTAGCACAGTTTACAAAGCTCTAAAGCAACAAAGAATAAAACTTTCTTTTGACCCGCTTTTATATTTATCAAGAGGTGGTTATACAAAAACTACATTAAAGCAAGGTAAAAGGTCATTGATACACGCTAGAGACGTAAAATATAGACCTAAAGAAGCAAATTTAAGATTAGAAAAAGGTCATTTTGAAGCTGATACAGTAGTTGGTAAAAGAGAAGATAAGTTTGTTCTTTTCACACTTTTAGATCGTAAAACTAGAGAGTTATACATTGCTTTAACAAAAAGAGATGCAAAATCAATTAACAAAGCATTAAGGATGTTAATAAGAAAATACAATCTCGAAATAAAAACCTTAACAGTAGATAACGGTAGTGAAAACACACTTCTTCATAAAGTGGTAGGTAAGAAAAAGTTATTTAAATGTAAACCTTATGCTTCGTATCAAAAAGGTTCAATTGAAAATGCTCATAGATACATTAGAAGATTTATTCCGAAGGGTAAAAGTTTCAATTCACTCACACAAGAATACGTGTTTTGAATCAAAGAACAAATCGATGAATACAAAAGAATATTAGCAATAGAAAATTAAAATTAATATCAATAAATGCTAAGTTCAAGAATGATGACCTAAACCAAATTTATGTGAAGAAAAACTATTTTTTGTGTAAATATCAGTTTAAATAAGAATAGTCTTGTAATGACAGTCTTTTGTTACAAATACATTAATTGCGTTGGCACGCGGCCTTCTCTTCTTTTCTTTCGGAGAAAAGAAGCAAAAGAACTTCAAAATTCAAATTAATAGCAATAAAAGAAAGCTTGGTATTTAAGCGCTAAACTAGATTTTTGTGGTTGAAGCCCATTTGATGTGTAATGTCAGTTTATCGCTGTATTGTTCTATGTCTATCTTTTGTTACAGATTCAAAGATTGCGCTGCCGCACAGGCCTTCTTTTCTTTCGGAGAAAAGAAGCAAAAGAACTTCAAAATTTATAAGAAAACAAGCCACAAGGGCTTGCAATTTTGATTTTACCTTTGTCAGTATTTATTCATTTTTAGCTCTAATTTTTTTATAATTTAAACATTAAAAAAGCATTGTTATTTTTTTGACACTTAACTTGCGCGTCACTTTTCCAATTTTTAATTTTATTTTGTATTATAATTAATACCGGGGTGAAAATACCCCCGTTTATCGTATTTTAAAGTTAAAAATTTGATATTTCTCAACTTACATAAAAGTAAATTCTTTTATGTTCTCTCACTCAAATATTTTTTATTCGTTGATTGTTTAAAATGTTATTAAACAAAGGCTTAAAATACTGTTAAAAACATTCTTGAATTTTGTATTTTTACAGGCTGTAATATTGGTATTCCCCTTTTTTATTTTTTTATTCCCTTTCTTTCCCTCCAGTCTTCCTGCTTGTGTATTTCAGGATTTTAGCCTAGTCTTTTATTTATTTTGTAAACGCGAAAATATCCTAAATTTTTAATTTTTTATTTTTTACTTATTTCTTATATTTTTTTATCTAACGAGGACATCGATAATTTG
This genomic window from Mycoplasmopsis gallinacea contains:
- a CDS encoding DUF2130 domain-containing protein, with translation MAKEIKIKLIDSKELIFQIEEDAQKGDYFNIKEAFDVDYSELIKAIEEGKNDEYKRLVENEKQNWESQIELNPKFKQVKDLLSQFEKRNELLQQQIEQIKSDSKKNEELLKSNHQNEVSAKTTNLKESYEQTINQLRSEAELLKVELQNTKENLELQIQNKVSEKEKQIQDKYLQSIEKEKEKISNLEKEKEKELGALKVQITELQKNQENAELQVEKKYLNLLADEKQKVTQLKSEQEALKLKYEKEVQIELEKTKNTYEEKILEKEKAIAKLENANQELLTKKTYLSTKQLGNSFEDAVYQTLRDSFGYSQTIKIEKAKMVADEDGKKTAADFSIEIYENADSKEPIAKIAVEAKTKQENSTTNIKNEDHLKKLEKDRQKSKSDYAILVSELDFKEGNFYINNPRDYKNIYICSLDLIVPVVGLLINISQKTHSIKASETRIEEKVKILSKFEDLREYLAKHMEAINKSLNDMRASAEAIQKSAQKIKDNADKIQDKEFRLMNNKVDGFKIETQVKKLEKLGAFESSDPKQLQHVIEVNPEEFSEYNEKDEE
- the rpmB gene encoding 50S ribosomal protein L28, whose translation is MARRDVLSGKGPLSGNTRSHAMNASKRKFNVNLQKVKVTIDGTPQTLRVSAKTLKTLKLKGLI
- a CDS encoding IS30 family transposase; the protein is MKKLIDLSKQNIICVKNNAENFRHFIIKESDDEIKRLHSNVSSKRLLRDKQISILLMWEIILKVLLLNSVSKAAKYFGYQSRTVKQKMEIMIEKNDYHKSLKNKVICKICGSKIFITKFLSFRKLSNHLLSYKTKRLMIVSESQKNKWSHFKKYWNDVTKELRKKASKNSKNIKCKMSVKFMINSFKQTNQNAFCPTFSTVYKALKQQRIKLSFDPLLYLSRGGYTKTTLKQGKRSLIHARDVKYRPKEANLRLEKGHFEADTVVGKREDKFVLFTLLDRKTRELYIALTKRDAKSINKALRMLIRKYNLEIKTLTVDNGSENTLLHKVVGKKKLFKCKPYASYQKGSIENAHRYIRRFIPKGKSFNSLTQEYVFWIKEQIDEYKRILAIEN